The Helicoverpa armigera isolate CAAS_96S chromosome 7, ASM3070526v1, whole genome shotgun sequence genomic sequence cttcctcgataaataggctatctaacgaaagattagcgcgttcaaacaaacaaacaaacaaactcttcagctttataatattagtatagattctaaAATTGACTTTCACTATAGTCTAGGCAAGTAATAGAGGCTGGTGTCGCTGTGGTATCACGCACCTCAAAGAATGTGTAGGTGGAGCCGCCGTGCTTAGCGCCGTAGTCGATGCCGAGCTGGTTGTCGGCCAGCTCCTGCGTTGGTGATCACCTGGTCCGAGGACTTCTTGGCTAGCAGCGTGGCCAAGTTGGCGGTGTACGAGCTGGTGATGACGAGCGCGAACAGCCACCACACGCTGGCCACGGCGCGCGTGCTGTACGCCCTGCAACAGTGCGGCCGGTGAGCGCGAGCACAGTCACACACAGGTCGCGTGGCTGCGGGTACTCACACGGGCGCGATCTCGGAGCcctgcagcagcacggcgcccAGGTTGAACCACAGCGCGTTCGCTAGCGTGAACTGGTTCTCGAGCGCGGGAGGCTCCTCGATGCAGGGGTACGGGTTCTGCCACTCCTCGTGGCTAAGCCTGCCCACCACGTACAGTAGCAACGAAGTCCCCAAGTACGCGAAGCCCAGGCACAGCCACACCTGACGGTACAGTCGTTGAGCTCTGATATACCCATTGTTTGCTATTATTTTGTACAGATAATGCTAGCCAAATTGTTGCCGTGGTTGCCAAaaataaagtcgtggtggcccagtgggtaaagaaccatcctctatgggttcgattccacgTCAGGCAAGTAGTAATGCAAGTTTTCAAAGGTTATatgttctttctaagtatatcttggatacaatgaccgtgtttcggagaGTACGATGAacggtcccggctgtcattggacATTTGTTGTacaggtaactggattgaggaggtcaaatagccattcgctccttgtaaaattgATGACGATGAATGTCGGCCAAATTGGCTCCGATATGTTGCTAAGGAATTAATGAATTTTATAATGGTGTTACGCCGTTTGAGAAAGGCAGCAGGAAGGCGAATATCTTGGGCTCGGGCTGCTTCGGCGTGCGGAACAGGATGCTGATGCCGAGGTTCATGAAGGGCGTGGTGAAGTCGACCGCGCGCTCGCGCTCCGCCGTGATGGTCAGGTCCGTCACTGCGAAGTCGATGTtctgcacacacacacagagcTCAGTGAGGCGGGTGGCGGGGTGGCGGGGCGGCGGGGGAGGGGTGGGCGGACCTTGTCCTCCATGAGGCGGCCCAGCATGCCGGACCACTTGCCCGTCACGTTGTCCTTGCTGCCGTAGTCGCCGTCCTCCTGCTGCACGAACGTGTAGTTGAACTGCAGCAGCCTCGCCAGCTGGTCGATCAGCTCGATGCAGAACCCTGACATAAGTCACAACCATACAAATCTAAGTATAACATTTCGCCAGCTGCAAAAAATACACGCGTATCATGCAAAACACCATAAGTATCTTTAAATAAAGCCATTggataaaaaaggaaaaaaaaaattgcaattaattatttttgggttaacagtttttttaagtcAGTTTCTTTAAACGTGATAgcgattgtttattattttttttatttacaccaTAATCTACCATTAGGTACAGGTTATAACTTTGGTTATACTTATACATGCggatttcattttgttttgtccGTTATAATGAGACAAgacatgatgatgatatccACGAATAGGACGGATGAGGATGGTCAATATTTGCAGTCGGTTTACCTTCGTAACGATCATTCCCAGTGAGGCGCTCGGTAGACTCTTGCATCATCACGTACGGGTCGCTCTGAAACAGACATCAGTAGAGAGTGCATAttcttgtcatttatttatttagaacatataatttatatttttaaatattaaatataaaaataaaaaacatttaaaaatataaaaaataggttgccaccgatatcgggcacagggtccaaggtaccggtggttagggtcccagagacagaaacctcctcacaatacgtgccgtatcaaggagtactgccttctgaatcagtcccttgatccagccgcccaacgagagcttcctgaggtgttcgtcgagggggtgtgtctgagtttaacctctttaatgtgtgttaacgcgttacttcatgagggattaactctttgcagAATTAAACGGTTGGTCAATATACGTAGGTAGGCGGAATCATAATAAATGGATTCACGTGTAGATTATATTCGGATTCAACAagatttcttttcatttttttccaTGGAGTTCAAcgggaataaatattttttttgaattggttcactgctaataaataaatcaaactccGCCACTGTATGAACAGTCAGTTTTATCACGGTAGTTTTATGccgttttatgtattttaaccGGGTACTTTCTGCCCAGTATTGACTATTACGTTTTAGTTGTGGTCGACGCACCTTGGCAATGAGCACGGTGAAGGTGCGGTTGGTCATGGAGTCGGGCGGCGGGTCGGAGGCGGGCGGGTCGCGGCGCTGCCAGGACAGGCCGGCGCGCGGCGCCCACAGCCCCGCGCGCGCCagccgcccgccgcgcgccAGCTCCACCACCTGCAGCTGCACCTCGCGCCGCGCGCCGTCCACCTCCCACGCCACGGCGCCCACCAGCCGCCCGGCgccgtcctcgctgctccactCCTCCTGCGCACAGCGCCGTCAGCCGCGCCATCAACCGAGCGCTGCCTACCGAGCGTCGCCTCCAGCTGTCTACTTGCCGATCGCAGGTAGTTGAGCAGCGTGTCCGCGTGGAACGCGCCCGCGCCCATCGCGCAGTCGGCGGGCGCGGCCGGCGGCAGCTGCAGCCGGCGCCACGCCTCCGCCACCAGCTCGGTGCCCAGGTGCGCCAGCAGCAAGGCGGTCGGCGGCGCGGCTGCTATGGCCGCCGCTTCTTCTGCTTCCGGGGAGTCCCCGTCGCCTTCGTCGTCGGCCGCGACTCCGAGTCGCTCCGCGTACATCTTGCGCCATTGCTCCATAACCTCCACCACTTCGGGCGCCTCGGGGTCGAACAGACGTAACCCTGCGGAGGTAGGGGCGTGAGGCGGCGCGGGGTGAGGGGCGAGGGGCGCGGTGCGGCGCTGGCCTGCTCACCGGTGACGTTGGCGCCGCCGTGGCTGTAGTCGTGCAGCGGCTGCGTGTGCAGGTCCAGTGACAGCACGATGTAGGAGTGGCGCTCCGCCAGCAGCCCCACGCGCTGCGCCGCGTCCAGCACGCGCACGGCGCACGCCGCATCGCACCACACGATGAAGTTGGTCAGGCCAGACTTCTTCAAGACGAGCAGTAGGTTCCTGTGAAGCGCATGGACTCGGCATGAGAGGGGGTGCGCGGGCGCGTGGTGGCGTGGTGGTGGGGCGACGGTACACGCACCGCAGCAGCGCGTCGTCGTCGGCGGGCGGCAGGCGGCGCGCCAGCAGCGCGAGCGGGCGCGCGCGCGCGGTGAgcagggcggcggcgcgcgcgtcGCCAgtgtgcagcagcacggcgcgcGTCCAGCCCTTCGCCTCGCACAGCTCCGCGCACGCCTGCGCACACCACATTGTCTCCGAGTTGCACTTTACTACTATACTCCATAGGTGCCATAGTTACCATAGTCATCCCCATTcccagtccattagcatcccatcccaatagccctagtagttttattccatatctagcaatagtttagcacagaaccggggattgtctttgggTACATTTCTACATATAGCGtgtacagggataatcgtcggttttgtgtcaccatttcattaaagttgtctcaaaagggcttcagcgtgttggcttcgtccccacgttcgcctcccaaaaatccgggactctatactTGGTCCCGAGGTCTAGTAgagatatacaaaataataattattttaaaataattatatttttatttaagtacctacccacTATTTATTCTAAACATGCagtcaaatataaattaaattatgttacggGGTACTTAAGAGCTGATTgcgaaacattttattaaaatttcatattaaattttatcaaTACCTCAATACTCTTATGCTCTGCATATGTTAAATAAAACGGCAAACAGAAAAACAGTAGATATTAATGGCGTATCATGGTTTAGTAGCGTCGACTTTGAGGTACGGAATTATGTTTTGGGGAAACGCAACGGGTAAAGAAATGGTGTTCAAGTGTCAAAAAAGGTGCATTAGAGCTATCTGCAATCTAAAATCTACCGACAGTTGCTACATGCattttaagaatttaaaaatattaacaatgccCTCACTATACATTTACGAAACAAGcatgtttgttaaaaataatttaaataaatttgacCAAGTAACCAGTCAACGTCGTTGTGATAAATTACATGTAATAAGATCTAagacaacattttataaaaacagtatttttgcaatggctccaaaaatttataacaaacttCCAAAAAGTATAAGAACTGAACagaatattagtatttttaaacgtaGATGTACATTTCTAATAGATAAGGCATATTACTcagttgaaatatttctaaatgataaaatagaaacactatgggccttactacaaaaactttaaaccctgttttacacttgtctaataaaattttggctgcaaaatgaaccatatgtcaacgtcataatttgacatttttttagacaaggcataaactgacgtttaaaagtttttgtggtaagacggtatgattttatctgggggcacggcagtgccccagccaagtctcgagcaaaacgggcacggccgtaccatcttttctcgaagcgattcgcggctgtttcgccccccccctatatcttcgacgtggacaaagctaggagtttaggttttcggtaaataatagtaggcattagaacaagcttaagttcgaaattacatgccaattgaatgaatagtttaggagttacggtcgatcaaagttacaccattttgtcactcactgactcactgattcactgactcactgattcactgacagatcatcaaaaatctaaggtacttctagcagacttagaaacttcaaattttgcaccaagataggtcattagccacatataaaggaaaaattataaaaacattaaaaaataatatgccatagaaaacaattttatatttgcggtttggcaagaacattatgtatggattttgactgcattgttaactttgttcgttgtttaagtacctattcaagttcgttattatatacatacatagaatagaaaagaataataaaaatgtaatacatagactatcattaatacaaattaatacataaagttcataattcattaaattaataaagctaaaactccattgtattgcgataaatattgtatgcgcgctcgatagatggcgttgtacctgtctaattcgattttcatttgatagcgccatctgtctatgaaaaaccatttcgaaactaaaaaatattgtagtgataattgatattcggagaactttacgtgttatttagtttagtttagctagttgtagtttgtaagttagtagatatatatttagtttgttagttatttattatacatatatatatatatatatgcatatatatatataagtttaagccctattaatatattgttatagtagtaattgtaaatatagtgtaaaaataaatgagatcccaccaaaaacattaaatgtaaaaaaatgccaagtctctcgatgcagtctttccatcgtaaaaagttttgagatctcatagaagccaagtcctattcaaaatattttgtagttttaaatcaacatttagtaattgtatcaatagttttctttatattataattatagtgacttggcaatgagcacaagaagaaacaaataaaacggcatatttggaggagttgaaagttacacacaccgcatgcgtaaacattaatatcacaaaattaattttcttttggtttatccatgtcgtcccaaccgaatttcggcaacggcagtcagtcttagtgtactctcgattcatttactttcttaagcgatggcccgtaaggtattcttaattattgtattggagcatgtagtcggtagtgaccatcatgattcacacataacaaataatctgatcactggtctcgtcagtaatatttgcacataattccaggcagcaagcagcttttaatttgtgctcattgccaagtcactataattataatataaagaaaactattgatacaattactaaatgttgatttaaaactacaaaatattttgaataggacttggcttctatgagatctcaaaactttttacgatggaaagactgcatcgagagacttggcatttttttacatttaatgtttttggtgggataatgTATAAACTCAATAGGATTAAAGTTATTTGTACACCAATTCCATTTGGTAGAACATAGAGCTctaacatgtttaattttaagacctttctgtatacctatgctcacaaataaatacattgaattgaattgaattgaattaagtaatacagatatttttgtaagaagATCATTTTAGAGGAAgataagttaattttttttgtatcgagaaaacttttcgaaaacATGTTTTGGAATTAACAGGGTTCTTAGAAATATGTTCAagtaaatataagtacctatatttttttcgccGTCGAAAACTGTATACATTTGGCCAAAACAACAAAGAAGGAGTCAAAAGGCACCTGCGCCAGCACTTGCGGATGCGGGTAGAGCTCGAGCGCCTCCCAGGCGGCGTCGGCGGGCGCCGCGTCCACCAGCAGCAGCGGCAgcgccgcgcgcgccgcgcccgccgccgccagcCGCAGCGCGCATCGCCAgccagcgccgcgccgcccgcgccgcccgcctgcGCCACGCCACGCGCCAGCGGCGCCAGCGCCTCGCCCGGCTCCAGCGCCGCCACGCGCACgccgccgccccgcgccgcctCGCTCGCCGCCGCCAGCTGCAGCGCGCGCGCCGGCTGCTCCACCACGCACCTGCGTCTTCCACCACACGTTGTTTGACAACAACACCGTTTTGGTTTTTTTGCGTTGGTTGAGGTGGAGAGTCATGAGTTGAGGTGCGTGCACCGGCAACAGACAACAACTGACCGATGATCAGGTCCTGTGCGGCGGCAGTcgccagcagcagcagcagcgccCGCAGCATGGTGTCGCACGGAGCACGTGAGCGCTCCCGGGGACGCGCGTGCTCGCACTGGCGCGCCGCGACGCTGACCCGGTTCACGGGTTATTTTTGTAAGCACGCATCATAGTTTACGCGTCGCGACGCTAGCTGACTAGCCTGACagtttcatgaaataaataactctacatacataatattacctAGTCTGCATAAAATGCTCGTATTCAAGCTTTTGCATAAAATGCACAAGTTCACAGAAATCTAAAAGGGGTTAGATGTACCGTGAGATAGCTATCGAGTAAGTGAGATGATCAACTGCGTACATTGAACTTTCTAAGTAAGGGCTCGTGTTTACTAGGTGCTTCAATATCATTGAACTTTCGGGCATCCTGAGTACGGGTCATTCGAGCTGGAGGTCTGGGGCCTCGTGTGCGAGCGCGTCGGGCAGCGCGTGCTGGTGCTGCAGCAGCACGATCAGCACGTCGGTGGCATCGGCGTGCGTGGTGCGCACCACCCGCGCGcacgcgcccgccgccgcgcacgtccgccccgccccgcgcgccgccgccgtctGGCAGGCCGCGTCGCGCCGCGCCTCCCCGCGCTccgccccccgcgccgcgcgGTACTTGCCCACGTGGCAGCGGATGGAGGTGGCGGTGAGGAAGTGCGCGCGCGTGTTGCGCGCCGGCCGGCACGCGCACACCCAGGCGCGCGGGCCCAGCGCCAGCGCCACGCACGCGCCCGCCGACAGCGACACGCACGCGCACAGCGTGGCCGtgcgcgccgcgctcgccgcgtaCAACGGTACGAACGCCACCCACATGACGCACGTCGCGTACGCTGCCGCGCCCACGAACCGAGTCTCGTTCAAGTTGTGCGGCAGGTGGCGCGTGCGCACAGCCAGCACCACGCACGTGGCCAGCAGCACCAGCGCCGGCACCAGCGGCGACAGTTGCGCCACAGCGTGCTCACCGCCGCACGCGAGCACGGAGCGTGCGCGCCCCGGGTGCAGCAGGCGCGGTGCGGCCGGCCAGTGCACCGCGCTCCACACCGCGGTGCATGCGCCCGGCGCGCTTAGCGCTATCCAGGCGCACACCTGTGCGCGCGACGACAGCAGTCGCGGCCGAGATGCTGGCCGCCGCTCGCAGGCCGCCACCAGCCGGGCCACTCGCACTGTCCTCGCCAGCACAGCCGCGTACACGCCTGCGAGAGCAGGAGCCGCCAGACGCACCAGTGCGCACGGCAGCGGAGCTGGGCGCATGACCGCAGCCAGCGCCGCGCCGTGGCACACCGCCGCCGCGCACAGCAGCAGCGCGCACAGCTCGCGGGACGCCGACTTGACGACCGGCGTCGCTCGGTAGCGCCAGAACGTCACCGCACACGTGGCGACCGCGCCCAGCCCGGAGACGCCTGCCACAGCGGCCACGGTGCGCGGCccgccgcccccgccgcccCACTCCACCTCCGACGGCAAACATCCTGCACTAACACATACATGTCTGGACACAGAAATCTTAAGTTAGCGTCCCGAGGAATTTACTCCCTGTATTATATGCCGTCCGTGCACTTTGAACAAAAGCGTCGATACTTGGTATTGGTAATCAAAGTTATGTTATCCTGGTTTTCGACTAATCAATGCTATTCTGAAAGCTCTGTAGGTACAAGACTCTTACTGGTGCGATCTTGGTCGGGTCGGTGCCCCGGCGGACACAGCCGACAGCCGGGCGTCGGTGGCGGCACGGTGACGGCGAGCGGCGCGCACTCGCATCCAGCGCCGCGCGCCCTCCCCGCGCGCCGCGCCTGCCGCCGCGGCGCCGAACGCCACCGCCGGCACGCGCGCGCCGTGCCGCGTCCGCGCCCGCAGCCAGCGTGGCAGCGCCCGCGCACGTAGCGCCAGCCGGCGCCCGCGCGCTCGAAGCTCATCACGTCGTACTCGCTCAGCCTGCGGAACACGAGTGGGGTGAGcgggggcggcggcgcgcggggtGGGGGGTGGGGGCCGGCTACTGACTCGGGCGGCGGGTCGCCGTTGTCGTCGAAGGCGACGCGGCCGCCGTCGGGCGCGCGGAAGCGCACGCGCGCCAGGTGCTGCCGGTAGCGCGACACGTTGAAGGGCAGCATGGCGGCGCACAGGCCGCGTGCGGGCCGCTCGCCGCACGCCGCCCGCCGCATGCTGTGCAGCGCGTGCGCCAGCGAGTACACGCCGCGCACCACCAGCGCCAGCTTCGGCTCCTGCGTGTAGTTGGTCGCCAGGGACTCCATACCTAGTgcgtcagagttttctcaaaaaaCCGTGACTGTGGTGACTGTGTAGCGTGTAGCCATGACGACTTTGACGAGACGActctaataaaattgggaacaaggAGGAAGAAGGAAGGGACCACTATATCCATCCACTTTCATGACATTCTTTTCTCACAACATGATCCACATTCCTCCGCATCTCGTGCCGTGATAGCCGGTGTCCAAATAGCTTTTCGGGTAACTTATTCTAATATACTCATTCCTTACTGTATCTATTTGCGTTACACCACACATTCTTCTTAataatgccttggaagatgggaaggtctttggtgtgggacgcaacctgcgtcgacacccttgcaACTTCCCAGCTTCCCACTATcgcgagctgtgtcggtgcagctgctgcagcggaAAACCTCAAACGGCACAAATATGTTAACCTCACCttcaattgcatttttgagccgtttggggttgaaaccttgggaccatggggcccaagtgcccacagactctTTCGAGAAAtcagtaagcgattagtggagtccactcgtgaccaaaaggctggcctatacttcggccaAAGGATTAAGGATTAAGAATGGATTTTCATCGTGAGCATTGCCATATTAAGCTACGTCTCCGCACCTATTAAGGTGGACTCGGACAATTAATTGAGTCATTCATATGGCATGTACTTTGCTCTCATGCATACACATAAACCTACTCGACAGAATAAATTATAGAATTGACAAGGCGAGGCTGAACCTGTGCAGCGTGGAGTTCCCGCCGGCGCAGCCGCAGAAAGCGAGCAATGGAACTTCTGCTCCCAAAACTCctgagaatattttaatataattaaataatattttagttttaataaattaatataataattagtggagtcgctagagcagggttagtagccctgctcggagggtagatgcctcgtggtaagtggcgagtgggccggtgatggcGATGGGCGATCTTTCTTTATCGCACaagttgaccacaattttttttgttaactttattaaaaaaatctcaaaaaataaaacttgtatgtacgaagagtcgtgtgaaggtgcgtacggattgcgcgtaccctggtacgcgtactcagtttacgcgtatccggaacgcctagtccatacctgcagctacgcgttcactcttggggtacgcgtaccgcgcgagccaactcgcagcgcgagccaccgtcagtcggtttttggtcgcgcgtcaaagaggacgcacgcggccggctacgctatatttggacggcaaaatgaataaacacggGTGTTCTTCGAgtttcaataatgaaaatattattagattgaTTCAACTTTATGAATTTCACCGGGTCTTGTGGGATAGCACACTAACTGATTATCGAAATAACGATTTACGCCAAGATGCATGGAAGGCAATTTCAAATGAACTGAACATTCcaatacagtcatggacacataattaaagaccctgtcggaatcttaaattgctgccgcatttcatctgtatttcttttttctgattgctactggaactttattttctattttaaaatatttaagagggcattgtgaaatattaaaactaaagactatcttcagtggtccttcgcgacaagttttttttcgctttatccgaatctcgagcggtatgaaccataacgtggcctggccatataattaaagacactccatttgctcagaggaagaaatgcaaattattaatattattgatggtacttttctataacaacattccctacactataactaagcatactaatgagtactaatatttggtttatttccttttacctcaatgacagcacgacatccctaagcgtgcaagcggtcagttttgttttaagtcgctacgggaattttcttccatgcttcatgaaaatctgtgtaaaattgataaatgtttcatgtatgacttgtcgccattgtgttttctggcagatcaccagttttttttctattaaatttgcgatgggccaaaccaaaaccgtcataagttgctcgatcaaagagtcctttttactactctcacagtatttttcagaacttttctaatttggaaagcgctaaggaccggtaaattatgcttagcatataacaaaatgctatttctaaaatattatagtacttgaattcgcctatttttaataatatctttctaaaagatcaccacaccaagtagtggagagaagccccacactattactttttcgcctcctatgtttgagaactttcttagtgtattttgg encodes the following:
- the LOC110372826 gene encoding LOW QUALITY PROTEIN: glutamate receptor ionotropic, kainate 2 (The sequence of the model RefSeq protein was modified relative to this genomic sequence to represent the inferred CDS: inserted 3 bases in 2 codons), with product MLRALLLLLATAAAQDLIIGQLLCVVEQPARALQLAAASEAARGGGVRVAALEPGEALAPLARGVAQAGGAGGAALAGDARXRLAAAGAARAALPLLLVDAAPADAAWEALELYPHPQVLAQACAELCEAKGWTRAVLLHTGDARAAALLTARARPLALLARRLPPADDDALLRNLLLVLKKSGLTNFIVWCDAACAVRVLDAAQRVGLLAERHSYIVLSLDLHTQPLHDYSHGGANVTGLRLFDPEAPEVVEVMEQWRKMYAERLGVAADDEGDGDSPEAEEAAAIAAAPPTALLLAHLGTELVAEAWRRLQLPPAAPADCAMGAGAFHADTLLNYLRSEEWSSEDGAGRLVGAVAWEVDGARREVQLQVVELARGGRLARAGLWAPRAGLSWQRRDPPASDPPPDSMTNRTFTVLIAKSDPYVMMQESTERLTGNDRYEGFCIELIDQLARLLQFNYTFVQQEDGDYGSKDNVTGKWSGMLGRLMEDKNIDFAVTDLTITAERERAVDFTTPFMNLGISILFRTPKQPEPKIFAFLLPFSNGVWLCLGFAYLGTSLLLYVVGRLSHEEWQNPYPCIEEPPALENQFTLANALWFNLGAVLLQGSEIAPVAYSTRAVASVWWLFALVITSSYTANLATLLAKKSSDQVITNXQELADNQLGIDYGAKHGGSTYTFFEHSQSELYQRMFEHMRTRKMPASNVEGIAKVESGKYAFLMESTSIDYLTERNCGVTKVGSLLDSKGYGIAMKKNSPYRQAMNLGLLNLQEAGTLREMQHTWWKEKHGGGACKVDEEHESEELNMSNFLGLWLVLVVGSALGIVLSCCDLAWAAARRARASGRRFHTHFWEELRFVFRFEQSVKPLQGPLSGTPSSSARSEAAEAEAEAEAEAEPEETPEPRARSGSGAAGARRRRSSMHAASLRLARHTNRDSATPARR
- the LOC126056060 gene encoding metabotropic glutamate receptor 1-like is translated as MRPAPLPCALVRLAAPALAGVYAAVLARTVRVARLVAACERRPASRPRLLSSRAQVCAWIALSAPGACTAVWSAVHWPAAPRLLHPGRARSVLACGGEHAVAQLSPLVPALVLLATCVVLAVRTRHLPHNLNETRFVGAAAYATCVMWVAFVPLYAASAARTATLCACVSLSAGACVALALGPRAWVCACRPARNTRAHFLTATSIRCHVGKYRAARGAERGEARRDAACQTAAARGAGRTCAAAGACARVVRTTHADATDVLIVLLQHQHALPDALAHEAPDLQLE